In a genomic window of Flavobacteriales bacterium:
- a CDS encoding NAD-dependent epimerase/dehydratase family protein, translating to MATHLVTGGCGFVGRNMVKRLHAQGAKVLFIDDLSVGTHPDTWIGRPLNFEHRELRIYGDDERLLFIQADLRDVLRELNKDPQYFQKRYGLNVALFDDIFHFAAIVGGRSKIDGDPMLVAQDLSIDAEMFLYVCRNKPRRFLYPSSSAAYPIDLQTESNTLKLKESDIDFKKMGEPDMTYGWSKLTGEFLAKIAASHYGVHVTCIRPFSGYGEDQDLSYPVPAIAARAAKKENPFEVWGTGKQGRDFVHIDDVLDLTLLAMDKISDGRAINIGMGRLTSFLELIEVFTGFAGYKPTIKPLLDKPVGVHSRYCDMSWVEENLGWKAKITIEEGMRRVYEAARMRIG from the coding sequence ATGGCAACACACCTCGTCACCGGCGGCTGCGGCTTCGTCGGCCGCAACATGGTCAAGCGCCTTCATGCCCAAGGGGCCAAAGTGCTCTTCATCGACGACCTCAGCGTGGGCACCCACCCCGACACCTGGATCGGCAGGCCCCTCAACTTCGAGCACCGCGAGCTGCGCATCTACGGCGACGATGAGCGCCTCCTATTCATCCAAGCCGACCTGCGCGATGTGCTGCGCGAGCTGAACAAGGACCCGCAATACTTCCAGAAGCGCTATGGCCTCAACGTGGCGCTCTTCGACGATATCTTCCATTTCGCCGCCATCGTTGGCGGGCGCAGCAAGATCGATGGTGATCCCATGCTGGTGGCGCAGGACCTTAGCATCGATGCCGAGATGTTCCTCTACGTGTGCCGCAACAAGCCGCGCCGTTTCCTGTACCCCAGCAGCAGCGCCGCGTACCCCATCGACCTGCAGACCGAGAGCAACACGCTCAAGCTGAAGGAGAGCGACATCGACTTCAAGAAGATGGGCGAGCCCGACATGACGTACGGCTGGAGCAAGCTCACCGGCGAGTTCCTGGCCAAGATCGCCGCGAGCCATTACGGCGTGCATGTCACCTGCATCCGCCCCTTCAGCGGCTACGGAGAGGATCAGGACCTCAGTTATCCCGTGCCGGCCATCGCAGCACGAGCAGCGAAGAAGGAGAACCCCTTCGAGGTCTGGGGCACCGGCAAGCAGGGCCGCGATTTCGTGCACATCGACGACGTGCTCGACCTCACGCTCCTGGCCATGGACAAGATCAGCGACGGCCGAGCCATCAACATCGGCATGGGACGGCTCACTTCGTTCCTGGAACTCATCGAGGTCTTCACCGGCTTCGCGGGCTACAAGCCGACCATCAAACCCTTGCTCGACAAACCCGTGGGCGTGCACAGCCGCTATTGCGACATGAGCTGGGTGGAAGAGAATCTTGGGTGGAAGGCGAAGATCACCATTGAAGAAGGGATGCGGAGGGTGTATGAGGCGGCGAGAATGCGGATCGGATGA
- a CDS encoding KTSC domain-containing protein yields MKEILESRKLLGATAGISLKELNLLYKGLMKQHHPDRFQVEAERAEAEAMSQRIIAAYKFLEGMHPETLSARAGEFEQTMTSGISNWEYKGQVLRLHFGDGSTHAFYGVPPKTYNKFVGTDATPRFVRRHLLGNYAQRKVTSAVAAE; encoded by the coding sequence ATGAAAGAGATCCTGGAAAGCCGCAAACTGCTGGGCGCCACCGCAGGCATCAGCCTGAAAGAGCTGAACCTCCTGTACAAGGGGCTGATGAAGCAGCACCACCCCGACCGCTTCCAAGTGGAGGCTGAGCGCGCCGAGGCGGAGGCCATGAGCCAGCGGATCATCGCAGCCTACAAGTTCCTCGAAGGCATGCATCCGGAGACGCTCTCGGCCCGCGCCGGCGAATTCGAGCAGACCATGACCAGCGGCATCTCCAACTGGGAGTACAAGGGCCAGGTGCTGCGCCTGCACTTCGGTGATGGCAGCACGCATGCTTTCTATGGCGTGCCGCCCAAGACCTACAACAAGTTCGTGGGCACCGATGCCACGCCGCGCTTCGTGCGCCGGCACCTGTTGGGCAACTATGCCCAGCGCAAGGTGACCAGCGCCGTAGCCGCGGAGTAG
- a CDS encoding T9SS type A sorting domain-containing protein, whose product MRTLAASLLLLPAFTVQSQVINQSNFSFNPNLLTVQAGTEITINIGATHTFTQVSEATWNANGNTPLGGGFNFNSGTHQLTLTVPGTYYYVCVPHANMGMKGRIVVEVNTDVADAEPVPQSLVFPNPADRFLIVEGTQGGEMAQLFDAQGREVLRHAVAAEGRLDVTSVPAGAYVLRLNDQRGGLLTEQRVVIAH is encoded by the coding sequence ATGAGAACACTCGCCGCTTCGTTGCTCCTGCTTCCCGCCTTCACGGTGCAGTCGCAGGTCATCAACCAGTCGAACTTCAGCTTCAACCCCAACCTGCTCACCGTACAGGCTGGGACGGAGATCACCATCAACATCGGCGCCACGCACACCTTCACACAGGTGAGTGAGGCCACTTGGAATGCCAACGGCAACACACCGCTCGGAGGCGGATTCAACTTCAATTCGGGCACCCATCAGCTCACCCTCACCGTGCCGGGCACCTACTACTATGTGTGCGTTCCGCACGCCAACATGGGCATGAAGGGCCGGATCGTGGTGGAGGTGAATACCGATGTCGCGGATGCTGAGCCGGTGCCACAATCGCTTGTTTTCCCGAACCCGGCCGATCGCTTCCTGATCGTGGAAGGCACGCAGGGCGGTGAGATGGCCCAGCTCTTCGATGCGCAAGGCCGCGAGGTCCTGCGTCATGCGGTTGCTGCTGAAGGACGCTTGGATGTCACCTCGGTTCCGGCCGGCGCTTATGTGCTGCGCTTGAACGACCAGCGCGGCGGACTGCTCACCGAGCAACGCGTGGTGATCGCGCATTGA
- a CDS encoding MBL fold metallo-hydrolase: protein MLWILLGFLAALGLALVLYFSFAPRIGADPDGARLERIKASPNQVDGKFRNMVETDMDMPVGTMLGVLWEFAKGAEGREPKDTIPTADFDPVAWAGVPDSAIAICWFGHSSLLIKVDGITFLTDPVFGERASTFSFAGPKRFNYLQHMRVDLLPQVDFVLLSHDHYDHLDHETILRLKDKRFIAPLGVGAHLEHWGVPVDSITEKDWWESVGLGPVKLTLAPSRHFSGRGLTNRFSTLWGSWVIEGQRKKVYFGADSGYSPAFKEVGERFGPFDLALLECGAYNERWPSIHMMPEETAQAAVDVKAKVLMPIHWGKFSLAMHAWKEPIERVSIKAGELGVTLLTPRIGRIVNGPDLSLSERWWDEVRK from the coding sequence ATGCTCTGGATCCTGCTGGGCTTTTTGGCTGCCTTGGGCCTCGCCCTCGTGCTCTACTTCTCCTTCGCTCCGCGCATCGGCGCCGATCCCGATGGCGCGCGCTTGGAGCGCATCAAGGCATCACCCAATCAGGTTGATGGCAAGTTCCGGAACATGGTGGAGACCGATATGGACATGCCGGTCGGCACCATGCTCGGCGTGCTGTGGGAATTCGCGAAGGGCGCTGAAGGGCGAGAACCGAAGGACACGATTCCAACGGCCGATTTCGATCCTGTAGCCTGGGCCGGCGTGCCCGACAGCGCCATTGCTATTTGCTGGTTCGGGCACTCGTCGCTGCTCATCAAGGTCGATGGCATCACCTTCCTCACGGATCCTGTCTTCGGGGAGCGGGCCAGCACATTCAGCTTCGCTGGGCCCAAGCGCTTCAACTACCTGCAGCATATGCGCGTTGATCTTCTGCCGCAGGTTGATTTCGTGCTGCTATCGCATGACCACTACGACCACCTCGACCATGAGACCATCCTTCGATTGAAGGATAAGCGCTTCATCGCGCCGCTCGGCGTGGGCGCGCATTTGGAGCATTGGGGCGTGCCCGTGGATTCCATCACCGAGAAGGACTGGTGGGAGAGCGTGGGGCTCGGGCCCGTGAAGCTCACGCTCGCGCCGTCGCGCCACTTCAGCGGTCGCGGATTGACCAATCGCTTCAGCACGCTGTGGGGCTCATGGGTGATCGAGGGCCAGCGGAAGAAAGTCTATTTCGGCGCCGATTCCGGCTATTCACCCGCCTTCAAGGAAGTGGGCGAGCGCTTCGGGCCATTCGATCTGGCCTTGCTCGAATGCGGCGCCTACAACGAGCGCTGGCCCAGCATCCACATGATGCCCGAGGAGACCGCGCAGGCCGCGGTGGATGTGAAGGCCAAGGTGCTCATGCCCATCCATTGGGGCAAGTTCAGCCTGGCCATGCATGCGTGGAAGGAGCCCATCGAGCGGGTCTCCATCAAGGCTGGCGAACTGGGCGTCACCTTGCTCACGCCCCGCATCGGCCGCATCGTGAATGGGCCCGACCTGAGCCTCAGCGAGCGTTGGTGGGACGAGGTGCGGAAATAG
- a CDS encoding ThuA domain-containing protein, translating into MRALVLISLIHVIAASAQPRILHFTKTSGYDHDTRAASFAMFQSIGAESGYAVDDDATGDPFSDPATLSQYGIIVFSNTSGDNILNAQQRANFEQWVAAGGSVLGIHAASDTYRHSSANGGNTGTWDFYAELIGASVQEDPNHVNGTPQYALSHASPHPSTDDVPDPWLKNEEYYYWEGGYYGPDNVEVLRVEETVGPNGLVNTYDAPRPMSWYRELPTGGGVFCTALGHAVSNYTSDTIFREHILDALQWLDQLNVHVLEPLGFNQAGIRPNPADDFVQLDRVAADYGTPWQLVDAQSRVHARGTLSRGASTISIGSLDPGCYLFITSAGAQRLVIAR; encoded by the coding sequence ATGCGGGCACTCGTCCTAATAAGCCTTATCCATGTGATCGCAGCATCGGCCCAGCCGAGAATCCTGCACTTCACGAAGACCTCCGGCTACGATCACGACACGCGCGCGGCCTCCTTCGCGATGTTCCAATCCATCGGCGCTGAATCGGGCTATGCCGTGGATGATGACGCCACGGGCGACCCGTTCAGTGATCCAGCAACGCTCAGCCAGTATGGCATCATCGTGTTCAGCAACACCAGCGGCGACAACATCCTCAATGCGCAGCAACGGGCGAACTTCGAGCAATGGGTGGCTGCTGGCGGCAGCGTGCTCGGCATCCACGCAGCGAGCGACACCTACAGGCACAGCAGCGCCAACGGGGGGAATACGGGCACGTGGGATTTCTACGCCGAGCTGATCGGTGCCAGCGTGCAGGAGGATCCCAATCATGTGAACGGGACTCCGCAGTACGCGCTCTCGCATGCCTCTCCGCATCCTTCGACCGATGATGTGCCCGACCCGTGGCTGAAGAACGAGGAGTACTACTACTGGGAAGGCGGCTACTACGGTCCGGATAATGTGGAAGTGCTGCGCGTGGAAGAAACCGTCGGCCCGAACGGATTGGTGAACACCTACGATGCACCAAGGCCGATGAGCTGGTACCGCGAACTGCCGACCGGTGGCGGAGTCTTCTGCACAGCCCTCGGGCACGCCGTATCGAATTACACGAGCGACACGATCTTCCGCGAGCACATCCTTGATGCGCTCCAATGGCTGGACCAACTGAACGTGCATGTGCTGGAACCGCTGGGATTCAACCAGGCAGGCATCCGGCCTAACCCAGCTGACGACTTCGTGCAGCTCGATCGCGTGGCCGCGGACTACGGAACGCCTTGGCAGTTGGTCGATGCCCAAAGCCGCGTGCATGCACGGGGAACCCTGAGCAGGGGCGCTTCAACCATTTCCATCGGCAGCCTTGACCCTGGCTGCTACCTCTTCATCACGTCCGCTGGTGCGCAACGCTTGGTCATCGCACGATGA
- a CDS encoding YajQ family cyclic di-GMP-binding protein, with protein MPSLDILSKVDLQMLDNAVNVVKREIDNRYDLRGTNSTVELDRKALTIKVSTEDHMKLDAIVDILLERSGKQKVDVRSYDLKEEPVPSGKTLYRIIKVKQGIERETAKKIVKAIKDSGLKVQPQIMDDLIRVNGKKIDDLQAVMALCRQQDFELPLQFENMKS; from the coding sequence ATGCCCAGCCTGGACATCCTCTCGAAAGTCGACTTGCAGATGCTCGACAATGCCGTGAACGTGGTGAAGCGCGAGATCGACAACCGCTACGACCTGCGCGGCACCAACAGCACCGTGGAGCTCGATAGGAAGGCCCTGACGATCAAGGTGAGCACGGAGGACCACATGAAGCTCGATGCCATCGTGGACATCCTGCTCGAGCGAAGCGGCAAGCAGAAGGTGGATGTGCGCAGCTACGACCTGAAGGAGGAGCCCGTGCCCAGCGGCAAGACCTTGTACCGCATCATCAAGGTGAAGCAGGGCATCGAGCGGGAAACAGCGAAGAAGATCGTGAAGGCCATCAAGGACAGCGGCCTGAAGGTGCAGCCGCAGATCATGGACGACCTGATCCGCGTGAACGGCAAGAAGATCGACGACCTTCAGGCGGTCATGGCCTTGTGCCGCCAGCAGGATTTCGAGCTGCCCCTGCAATTCGAGAACATGAAGAGCTGA
- a CDS encoding PQQ-binding-like beta-propeller repeat protein has product MNASLRPLLLPFFALQLISAFAQLSPVWTANTGAVQWMRTTAAGAVVVCTAEGLKGVDPATGDVSWTLKELAGAPETGYTEVDRSPFVTLVPNGRPEALFIVEPFSGTVAFSSDEAGISNITSKYFLYANNAIVLVGQKADKKAAMACVDMGTGQVRWTKDDSFSRLTACNSAGPDAILLSTLFFAYKLDAKTGAELWKKSPDPAFEKMSGLTALLDKGGANINMPGIGGVFITTPHAPDLCFMGMQTEQRKESTDAQGKKTVTVTYKTFVNAFRIADGGYAWSAPLQFQQKLGTLVPLKSGLLVGAGDNRSVDLLDYSSGSGKWGKNGKGINVKGILAGAVELGDRTLLTSGKDDGVVTLVDASGTEVWKKPVKLDGVVQQVTMLGGDLLVASAEEVEVIDLSTGLSRLEKPMKGGAGLVTTSVGKTWVVNTKDGLLYNVPASGGAATAVSTAPLAFEGKEKPTRLEHTDAGLVVSSDQNLALLGADGKEIYRKYFPAPRESGLVRALKYASAVRAAYYAAAFGYTSAAFGAASQSIQVTDAGSAAARDITGAVSDVYGEGAQMAAGAAKRFFQEANARFKASTSTAGIHYLMSDAGKGSYVLHALNKSDGSVVGSIPLGNDKNPKYEVDAFSNAVYLVDGGSVKLFKL; this is encoded by the coding sequence ATGAACGCTTCACTACGCCCGCTCCTCCTCCCCTTCTTCGCCCTACAGCTCATCTCGGCCTTTGCCCAGTTGAGCCCCGTGTGGACCGCAAACACCGGTGCCGTGCAATGGATGCGCACCACGGCAGCAGGAGCCGTGGTCGTTTGCACCGCCGAAGGCCTCAAAGGCGTGGATCCCGCCACGGGCGATGTGTCCTGGACCTTGAAGGAATTGGCCGGAGCCCCCGAGACCGGATACACCGAGGTGGACCGTTCGCCCTTCGTGACCCTCGTGCCCAATGGCCGGCCGGAAGCGCTCTTCATCGTGGAGCCCTTCAGCGGTACGGTGGCCTTCAGCAGCGATGAAGCCGGCATCAGCAACATCACCAGCAAGTATTTCCTCTACGCCAATAACGCCATCGTCCTTGTTGGACAGAAGGCCGATAAGAAAGCGGCGATGGCCTGCGTGGATATGGGCACCGGACAGGTGCGCTGGACCAAGGACGACAGCTTCAGCCGGCTCACCGCCTGCAACAGCGCTGGTCCCGACGCGATCCTGCTGAGCACGCTCTTCTTCGCGTACAAGCTGGATGCGAAGACCGGCGCCGAGCTCTGGAAGAAGAGCCCCGACCCCGCCTTCGAGAAGATGTCGGGCCTCACGGCGTTGCTCGACAAGGGCGGCGCCAACATCAACATGCCCGGCATCGGTGGCGTCTTCATCACCACGCCGCACGCGCCCGATCTCTGCTTCATGGGCATGCAGACCGAGCAGCGCAAGGAATCCACCGATGCGCAGGGCAAGAAGACCGTGACAGTGACGTACAAGACCTTCGTGAATGCCTTCCGCATCGCCGATGGCGGCTATGCCTGGAGCGCGCCGCTGCAGTTCCAGCAGAAGCTGGGCACCTTGGTCCCCTTGAAGAGCGGCCTGCTCGTGGGCGCCGGCGACAACCGGAGCGTCGACCTGCTCGACTATTCGAGCGGAAGCGGCAAGTGGGGCAAGAATGGCAAGGGGATCAACGTGAAGGGGATCCTGGCCGGCGCCGTGGAATTGGGCGACCGCACCCTGCTCACCAGCGGCAAGGACGACGGCGTAGTGACCTTGGTGGACGCCAGCGGCACCGAGGTCTGGAAGAAACCCGTGAAGCTCGATGGCGTGGTGCAGCAAGTGACCATGCTGGGCGGTGACCTGCTCGTGGCCAGTGCTGAGGAAGTGGAGGTGATCGATCTGTCAACGGGCCTCTCCCGGTTGGAGAAGCCCATGAAGGGCGGAGCGGGCCTCGTGACGACCAGCGTAGGGAAGACCTGGGTGGTGAACACGAAGGATGGTCTCTTGTACAACGTGCCCGCGAGCGGCGGTGCGGCCACCGCAGTTAGCACCGCGCCGCTCGCCTTCGAGGGCAAGGAGAAGCCCACGCGCCTGGAGCACACCGATGCGGGGCTCGTGGTGAGCAGCGATCAGAACCTGGCCCTGCTGGGAGCCGATGGAAAGGAGATCTACCGCAAGTATTTCCCGGCACCGCGCGAGAGCGGCCTGGTGCGTGCGCTGAAATATGCCAGCGCCGTGCGGGCCGCCTATTATGCCGCCGCATTCGGGTACACGAGCGCGGCATTCGGCGCGGCGAGCCAGAGCATTCAGGTCACCGATGCCGGCAGTGCCGCCGCACGCGACATCACCGGGGCCGTGAGCGATGTCTATGGTGAAGGGGCACAGATGGCCGCAGGCGCCGCGAAGCGCTTCTTCCAGGAAGCGAACGCGCGGTTCAAGGCCAGCACCAGCACCGCGGGCATCCATTACCTGATGAGCGATGCCGGTAAGGGCAGCTATGTGCTGCATGCGCTGAATAAGAGCGACGGCAGCGTGGTCGGTTCCATCCCTTTGGGCAACGACAAGAACCCCAAGTATGAGGTGGATGCCTTCAGCAACGCCGTTTACCTAGTTGATGGCGGAAGCGTGAAGCTGTTCAAGCTGTGA
- a CDS encoding T9SS type A sorting domain-containing protein produces MRRTLLSYCSIALLQLAAIPGSAQQVYKGFGTSNSTFLLGNLTALRTQCLYLPGDLVNPVSGAITRLYYRYGSTGQATGVTLGNLTIKLGLTNEVAFAGGNTYFTGLSTVLASASYTIPAGTTGDWFPIDLQTPFLYNSNRTLIIEIEFQTTTAAAFGTFGTTPNNGRKLYSNTSGTVTGNTTSSTWQDMGFDLDVGAGITRVESASAAFWPNPASHILNIALPADLSGNLEFIDAQGRTVLTTSVQGAAAISIAPLASGPYTVRLAGTDRSLMLGRVLKE; encoded by the coding sequence ATGCGCAGGACCCTTCTCTCCTATTGTTCGATCGCCCTGCTCCAACTCGCCGCGATCCCTGGCAGCGCCCAACAGGTGTACAAAGGCTTCGGCACCAGCAACAGCACCTTCCTGCTGGGGAATCTCACGGCGCTCCGCACGCAATGCCTCTACCTGCCCGGCGACCTGGTGAATCCGGTGAGCGGTGCGATCACCCGGCTCTACTACCGGTACGGAAGCACGGGGCAGGCCACGGGCGTCACGCTCGGCAACCTCACGATCAAGCTGGGCCTCACCAACGAGGTGGCCTTCGCCGGCGGAAACACCTACTTCACCGGGCTGAGCACCGTGCTCGCATCGGCCTCCTATACGATACCGGCCGGTACCACGGGCGATTGGTTCCCGATCGACCTGCAGACGCCTTTCCTGTACAACTCCAACCGAACGCTCATCATCGAGATCGAATTCCAGACCACCACCGCCGCGGCATTCGGCACGTTCGGCACTACGCCCAACAATGGAAGGAAGCTTTACTCCAACACCAGCGGCACGGTCACGGGCAACACCACGAGCAGCACCTGGCAGGACATGGGCTTCGACCTCGATGTGGGCGCGGGAATCACGCGCGTTGAAAGCGCAAGCGCCGCCTTCTGGCCGAATCCGGCGTCCCATATCCTGAACATCGCGCTCCCCGCCGACCTGTCCGGGAATCTCGAGTTCATCGATGCGCAAGGGCGTACGGTGCTCACAACATCTGTGCAGGGCGCTGCTGCGATCAGCATCGCGCCGCTCGCATCGGGTCCATACACCGTTCGGCTCGCGGGCACGGACCGCAGCCTCATGCTCGGCCGTGTGCTGAAGGAATAG
- a CDS encoding glycosyltransferase family 2 protein: MDVSVVVPLLNERESLPILIDRLHRVLASMSMAYEVILIDDGSTDGSWAEIQKAAKADARVKGIRFGRNFGKSPALNEGFIAAQGEVVITMDADLQDDPDELPELIRMVREEGYDLVSGWKKERFDPITKTIPTKLFNWTTRRVSGVKLHDFNCGLKAYRKEVVKSIEVFGEMHRYIPFIAKKEGFGHIGEKVVQHHPRKYGKSKFGLDRFINGFLDLLTITFVFRFGRKPMHFFGAVGTLMFVVGLLSACWVVGEKLYFVHALDRAAPRVSDQGLFFVALTAMVIGVQLFTMGFVAELVRRYSPERNVYRVKERVGL, encoded by the coding sequence ATGGATGTCTCCGTCGTGGTTCCCCTGCTCAACGAGCGCGAGTCGCTGCCGATCCTCATCGATCGGCTGCATCGGGTGCTTGCCAGCATGAGCATGGCTTACGAGGTGATCCTGATCGATGATGGCAGCACCGACGGCTCCTGGGCGGAGATCCAGAAGGCGGCCAAGGCCGATGCGCGCGTGAAAGGGATCCGCTTCGGGAGGAACTTCGGCAAGAGCCCTGCGCTCAACGAAGGCTTCATCGCTGCGCAGGGCGAGGTGGTGATCACCATGGATGCCGACCTGCAGGACGACCCGGACGAATTGCCGGAGCTGATCCGCATGGTGCGAGAAGAAGGCTACGACCTGGTGAGCGGCTGGAAGAAGGAGCGCTTCGACCCGATCACGAAGACCATCCCCACGAAACTCTTCAACTGGACCACGCGGCGCGTGAGCGGCGTGAAGCTGCACGACTTCAACTGCGGGCTGAAGGCCTACCGGAAGGAAGTGGTTAAGAGCATCGAGGTCTTCGGCGAGATGCACCGGTACATCCCCTTCATCGCGAAGAAGGAGGGCTTCGGGCATATCGGTGAGAAGGTGGTGCAGCACCATCCGCGCAAGTACGGCAAGAGCAAGTTCGGGCTCGATCGGTTCATCAACGGCTTCCTCGACCTGCTCACCATCACCTTCGTGTTCCGCTTCGGGCGCAAGCCCATGCACTTCTTCGGAGCCGTGGGCACGCTCATGTTCGTGGTGGGCCTGCTGAGCGCATGCTGGGTGGTGGGCGAGAAGCTCTACTTCGTGCATGCGCTGGACAGGGCCGCGCCCCGCGTGAGCGATCAGGGGCTCTTCTTCGTGGCGCTCACGGCCATGGTCATCGGCGTGCAGCTCTTCACCATGGGCTTCGTGGCGGAGCTGGTGCGGCGCTACAGCCCGGAGCGGAATGTTTACCGGGTGAAGGAGCGCGTGGGCCTCTGA
- a CDS encoding glycosyltransferase — MIVCFGPGPKFKGGIAQYNTALARALKDEGAQVNIVSWTQQYPAIIPREFVDKASRSDLLEGYDIPVRYLTNWNDPRTWWKTAKAITDLKPDKVILQWYNPTQGIPLNTIAKYLRKHTQAEVLFDLHFVAAKEQSSLDARLTRMALRHGHSFIVHAYKTAEELKALMPEKTFEVTLDGRSEARTLVFGLRSMARTDHGPKTKDLRSSTILKLYHPIYSLFKPDPAFDMEAWKSQHGLRKHVFLFFGFIRKYKGLHHCIEAFAELAKQRDDVSLMVVGERFWQTVDQSKLSTKLKNAVFGTLKKLFLKKADDERDYDPLAMIGRFGLKERVLVVDRFIPNEEVPPYFQAADTIVLFYETATPSGVESLSYNFKLPAVATRVGHFPETITDGFNGYLANPNDITDMVRVMNASIEKPIPRENVVEATKAMSWANYAKAVLAG; from the coding sequence ATGATCGTCTGCTTCGGCCCTGGCCCAAAGTTCAAGGGCGGCATCGCGCAGTACAACACGGCCTTGGCGCGGGCGCTGAAGGATGAAGGCGCACAGGTCAACATCGTGAGCTGGACGCAGCAGTACCCGGCGATCATCCCGCGCGAGTTCGTTGACAAGGCCAGCCGGAGCGATCTCCTCGAGGGCTACGACATCCCCGTGCGCTACCTCACCAACTGGAACGACCCGCGCACGTGGTGGAAGACGGCAAAGGCCATCACCGACCTGAAGCCCGACAAGGTGATCCTGCAGTGGTACAACCCCACGCAGGGCATTCCGCTGAACACGATCGCCAAGTATTTGCGGAAGCACACGCAAGCCGAGGTCCTCTTCGACCTGCATTTCGTTGCCGCCAAGGAGCAGAGCAGCCTGGATGCACGGCTCACCCGCATGGCGCTGCGGCATGGGCACAGCTTCATCGTTCACGCATACAAGACGGCCGAGGAGCTGAAGGCGTTGATGCCGGAGAAGACCTTTGAGGTGACGTTGGATGGGCGCTCAGAAGCGCGGACTTTGGTCTTTGGTCTTAGGTCCATGGCAAGAACTGACCATGGACCTAAGACCAAAGACCTAAGATCTTCGACCATCCTCAAGCTCTACCACCCCATCTATTCCCTCTTCAAGCCCGATCCGGCTTTCGACATGGAGGCGTGGAAGTCACAGCACGGATTGCGGAAGCATGTCTTCCTCTTCTTCGGCTTCATCCGCAAGTACAAGGGGCTTCATCACTGCATCGAAGCCTTCGCGGAACTCGCCAAGCAGCGCGATGATGTGAGCCTGATGGTCGTTGGCGAGCGCTTCTGGCAGACGGTGGATCAGAGCAAGCTCAGCACGAAGCTGAAGAACGCCGTCTTCGGCACGCTGAAGAAGCTCTTCCTGAAGAAGGCCGACGATGAGCGCGATTACGATCCCTTGGCGATGATCGGACGCTTTGGACTGAAGGAGCGCGTGCTGGTGGTGGATCGTTTCATCCCGAATGAAGAGGTCCCACCCTACTTCCAAGCGGCCGATACCATCGTGCTCTTCTACGAGACGGCGACTCCCAGCGGCGTTGAGAGCCTCAGCTACAACTTCAAGCTGCCCGCCGTTGCCACGCGTGTGGGGCACTTCCCCGAGACCATCACCGATGGCTTCAATGGCTACCTAGCCAATCCGAATGACATCACCGACATGGTGCGCGTTATGAATGCGAGCATCGAGAAGCCCATCCCGCGCGAGAATGTGGTAGAGGCCACCAAGGCGATGAGCTGGGCGAACTACGCGAAGGCGGTTCTGGCGGGTTGA